One region of Quercus lobata isolate SW786 chromosome 2, ValleyOak3.0 Primary Assembly, whole genome shotgun sequence genomic DNA includes:
- the LOC115976366 gene encoding aspartokinase 3, chloroplastic-like isoform X2, whose product MAAGLQFSGVKTLCPVSLRGGGSSCCLPVRSQRLHFASSVASVAEFSNASARSCLRSRVLRVRCDGRVVDVLEKEETKNQSFGEAENQLTCVMKFGGSSVASAERMREVAELILSFPNERPVIVLSAMGKTTNKLLLAGEKAVSCGVTNASSIDELSFIKELHLRTVKELGIDKSTVTPHLEELEQLLKGIAMMKELTLRTKDYLVSFGECMSTRIFAAYLKKIGVKARQYDAFEIGIITTDDFTNADILEATYPAVAKRLLGDWDFDPAIPIVTGFLGKGWRSCAVTTLGRGGSDLTATAIGKALGLREIQVWKDVDGVLTCDPNIYPRAEPVPYLTFDEAAELAYFGAQVLHPQSMRPAREGDIPVRVKNSYNPEAPGTLITRARDMSKAVLTSIVLKRNITMLDIVSTRMLGQYGFLAKVFSIFEDLGISVDVVATSEVSISLTLDPSKLWSRELIQQELDHVVEELEKVAVVNLLQHRSIISLIGNVQRSSLILEKAFSVLRTNGVNVQMISQGASKVNISLVVNDNEAEQCVRALHSAFFE is encoded by the exons ATGGCGGCTGGTTTGCAATTCAGTGGAGTTAAAACGCTCTGTCCTGTTTCATTGCGAGGAGGAGGATCTTCGTGTTGCTTGCCTGTACGGTCGCAGCGGCTTCATTTCGCTAGTTCAGTAGCTTCAGTGGCCGAATTTTCGAATGCGAGTGCGAGAAGTTGCCTTAGGAGTAGAGTTTTGAGAGTGCGTTGCGACGGAAGGGTTGTGGATGTTCTTGAGAAGGAGGAAACGAAGAATCAAAGTTTCGGCGAAGCGGAGAACCAATTAACGTGTGTCATGAAATTCGGAGGCTCATCCGTGGCCTCTgcagagagaatgagagaggtTGCTGAGCTTATACTCAGCTTCCCCAATGAGAGGCCGGTAATCGTGCTCTCGGCGATGGGAAAGACAACTAACAAACTTTTATTG GCCGGAGAAAAGGCCGTTAGTTGCGGTGTTACTAACGCGTCGAGTATTGATGAGTTGAGCTTTATAAAAGAACTGCATCTCAG GACCGTGAAAGAGCTTGGAATAGACAAGTCTACCGTCACAC caCACTTAGAGGAATTGGAGCAGCTTCTGAAGGGAATTGCTATGATGAAAGAGTTGACTCTTCGGACGAAAGATTATTTGGTTTCGTTTGGGGAGTGCATGTCAACTAGGATATTCGCAGCATATCTGAAGAAAATTGGTGTTAAAGCTCGCCAA TATGATGCCTTTGAGATTGGTATTATAACCACAGATGACTTCACAAACGCGGACATTTTGGAAGCGACCTATCCAGCTGTTGCAAAGAGGTTACTTGGTGATTGGGATTTTGATCCTGCTATACCAATTGTTACTGGCTTCCTTGGAAAG GGCTGGAGGTCATGTGCAGTTACTACATTGGGTAGGGGTGGTAGCGATTTGACGGCCACAGCCATTGGTAAAGCATTGGGATTGCGAGAGATACAG GTTTGGAAGGATGTTGATGGTGTTTTAACATGCGACCCTAACATATATCCACGGGCAGAACCTGTACCATATTTGACATTTGATGAGGCTGCAGAACTTGCATATTTTGGTGCTCAA GTCTTGCATCCGCAGTCCATGAGACCTGCTAGAGAAGGTGATATTCCTGTTAGGGTTAAAAACTCTTACAACCCTGAAGCTCCAGGTACTCTTATAACCAGGGCAAGAGATATGAGTAAG GCAGTACTAACTAGCATTGTTTTGAAACGGAATATAACTATGTTGGATATTGTTAGCACAAGAATGCTTGGTCAATATGGCTTCCTTGCTAAG GTATTCTCAATATTTGAAGATTTGGGCATATCAGTTGATGTTGTAGCTACTAGTGAAGTTAGCATTTCCTTGACATTGGATCCATCAAAGCTTTGGAGCAGAGAGCTGATTCAACAG GAACTTGACCATGTTGTGGAGGAACTTGAGAAAGTTGCTGTTGTGAACCTTCTTCAGCACAGGTCCATCATTTCTCTCATTGGAAATGTTCAGAGGTCATCACTGATACTAGAGAAG GCATTTAGTGTTCTGCGAACAAATGGAGTCAATGTTCAGATGATCTCACAGGGTGCATCTAAG GTTAATATTTCGTTGGTTGTAAACGACAATGAAGCAGAGCAATGTGTGAGGGCTCTCCACTCAGCTTTCTTTGAGTGA
- the LOC115976366 gene encoding aspartokinase 3, chloroplastic-like isoform X1: protein MAAGLQFSGVKTLCPVSLRGGGSSCCLPVRSQRLHFASSVASVAEFSNASARSCLRSRVLRVRCDGRVVDVLEKEETKNQSFGEAENQLTCVMKFGGSSVASAERMREVAELILSFPNERPVIVLSAMGKTTNKLLLAGEKAVSCGVTNASSIDELSFIKELHLRTVKELGIDKSTVTPHLEELEQLLKGIAMMKELTLRTKDYLVSFGECMSTRIFAAYLKKIGVKARQYDAFEIGIITTDDFTNADILEATYPAVAKRLLGDWDFDPAIPIVTGFLGKGWRSCAVTTLGRGGSDLTATAIGKALGLREIQVWKDVDGVLTCDPNIYPRAEPVPYLTFDEAAELAYFGAQVLHPQSMRPAREGDIPVRVKNSYNPEAPGTLITRARDMSKAVLTSIVLKRNITMLDIVSTRMLGQYGFLAKVFSIFEDLGISVDVVATSEVSISLTLDPSKLWSRELIQQASELDHVVEELEKVAVVNLLQHRSIISLIGNVQRSSLILEKAFSVLRTNGVNVQMISQGASKVNISLVVNDNEAEQCVRALHSAFFE, encoded by the exons ATGGCGGCTGGTTTGCAATTCAGTGGAGTTAAAACGCTCTGTCCTGTTTCATTGCGAGGAGGAGGATCTTCGTGTTGCTTGCCTGTACGGTCGCAGCGGCTTCATTTCGCTAGTTCAGTAGCTTCAGTGGCCGAATTTTCGAATGCGAGTGCGAGAAGTTGCCTTAGGAGTAGAGTTTTGAGAGTGCGTTGCGACGGAAGGGTTGTGGATGTTCTTGAGAAGGAGGAAACGAAGAATCAAAGTTTCGGCGAAGCGGAGAACCAATTAACGTGTGTCATGAAATTCGGAGGCTCATCCGTGGCCTCTgcagagagaatgagagaggtTGCTGAGCTTATACTCAGCTTCCCCAATGAGAGGCCGGTAATCGTGCTCTCGGCGATGGGAAAGACAACTAACAAACTTTTATTG GCCGGAGAAAAGGCCGTTAGTTGCGGTGTTACTAACGCGTCGAGTATTGATGAGTTGAGCTTTATAAAAGAACTGCATCTCAG GACCGTGAAAGAGCTTGGAATAGACAAGTCTACCGTCACAC caCACTTAGAGGAATTGGAGCAGCTTCTGAAGGGAATTGCTATGATGAAAGAGTTGACTCTTCGGACGAAAGATTATTTGGTTTCGTTTGGGGAGTGCATGTCAACTAGGATATTCGCAGCATATCTGAAGAAAATTGGTGTTAAAGCTCGCCAA TATGATGCCTTTGAGATTGGTATTATAACCACAGATGACTTCACAAACGCGGACATTTTGGAAGCGACCTATCCAGCTGTTGCAAAGAGGTTACTTGGTGATTGGGATTTTGATCCTGCTATACCAATTGTTACTGGCTTCCTTGGAAAG GGCTGGAGGTCATGTGCAGTTACTACATTGGGTAGGGGTGGTAGCGATTTGACGGCCACAGCCATTGGTAAAGCATTGGGATTGCGAGAGATACAG GTTTGGAAGGATGTTGATGGTGTTTTAACATGCGACCCTAACATATATCCACGGGCAGAACCTGTACCATATTTGACATTTGATGAGGCTGCAGAACTTGCATATTTTGGTGCTCAA GTCTTGCATCCGCAGTCCATGAGACCTGCTAGAGAAGGTGATATTCCTGTTAGGGTTAAAAACTCTTACAACCCTGAAGCTCCAGGTACTCTTATAACCAGGGCAAGAGATATGAGTAAG GCAGTACTAACTAGCATTGTTTTGAAACGGAATATAACTATGTTGGATATTGTTAGCACAAGAATGCTTGGTCAATATGGCTTCCTTGCTAAG GTATTCTCAATATTTGAAGATTTGGGCATATCAGTTGATGTTGTAGCTACTAGTGAAGTTAGCATTTCCTTGACATTGGATCCATCAAAGCTTTGGAGCAGAGAGCTGATTCAACAGGCAAGC GAACTTGACCATGTTGTGGAGGAACTTGAGAAAGTTGCTGTTGTGAACCTTCTTCAGCACAGGTCCATCATTTCTCTCATTGGAAATGTTCAGAGGTCATCACTGATACTAGAGAAG GCATTTAGTGTTCTGCGAACAAATGGAGTCAATGTTCAGATGATCTCACAGGGTGCATCTAAG GTTAATATTTCGTTGGTTGTAAACGACAATGAAGCAGAGCAATGTGTGAGGGCTCTCCACTCAGCTTTCTTTGAGTGA
- the LOC115969488 gene encoding uncharacterized protein LOC115969488 gives MGVGAVQLMVRIRWIWKGEAMVGLPNEVCQVPALKVLMNSIVWNCRGASKPSFQKRVREMVQKHNPAILVVMEIRVGGNRARQITERLPFDGAIRSDAVEFAGGIWVLWNSDRVDVAHLASIEQEIHFTVKVLISNVIWLFSAVYASPKCAERHILWNNLMKVADLHNMPWVIAGDFNEPLVNDDKFGSKAVSVNSSLLFKECLDKCNMIDIGFAGPRYTWTNRREIQVLIQQRIDKSFVNPQWCLLYPNAKVTHLPRYHSDHCPVLLEMQPGVSRGKKRSFRFQTCWLLDPTFPDIVSQAWGGANNLVEVVESFTRNVVDWNKNQFGNIYTRKKILMARINGIQKAIAFKPSSFLLKLEVDLLRDLDLVLNQEKELWALKSRVNWLVQGDRNTAFFHVSTLVRRKRN, from the coding sequence ATGGGAGTGGGGGCTGTGCAGCTCATGGTGCGGATTAGATGGATTTGGAAGGGAGAGGCGATGGTGGGTCTTCCCAATGAGGTTTGTCAAGTCCCAGCTCTTAAAGTCCTTATGAATAGCATTGTTTGGAATTGTAGAGGTGCTTCAAAGCCCTCTTTTCAAAAGCGTGTTAGGGAGATGGTTCAGAAGCACAATCCGGCTATTTTGGTGGTAATGGAAATTCGTGTTGGGGGTAACAGAGCAAGGCAAATCACTGAGAGGCTCCCTTTTGATGGAGCTATTCGCTCTGATGCAGTTGAGTTTGCTGGTGGAATATGGGTGCTGTGGAATTCTGATAGAGTTGACGTTGCCCATTTGGCCAGTATTGAACAAGAAATTCACTTCACGGTTAAGGTACTAATTTCAAATGTTATTTGGCTTTTCTCTGCTGTGTATGCTAGTCCTAAGTGTGCTGAAAGACATATTTTGTGGAATAACCTTATGAAAGTAGCAGACCTTCACAATATGCCTTGGGTTATAGCAGGGGATTTTAATGAACCTTTGGTAAATGATGATAAATTTGGTAGTAAAGCGGTTAGTGTGAACAGCTCTCTTTTGTTTAAGGAGTGTTTAGATAAATGTAATATGATAGACATTGGTTTTGCGGGACCTCGTTACACTTGGACCAATAGAAGGGAAATTCAAGTTTTGATACAGCAGAGAATAGATAAGTCCTTTGTGAACCCTCAGTGGTGTTTGCTTTACCCGAATGCTAAAGTTACCCATCTACCTAGGTACCATTCTGATCACTGCCCTGTTCTTTTAGAGATGCAACCAGGAGTAAGCAGGGGGAAGAAAAGGTCGTTTAGGTTCCAAACGTGCTGGTTGTTAGACCCTACCTTCCCTGATATTGTTTCTCAAGCTTGGGGAGGTGCAAATAATCTTGTAGAGGTCGTTGAGAGCTTCACTAGGAATGTTGTGGATTGGAATAAAAACCAGTTCGGGAATATTTATACAAGGAAGAAAATTCTGATGGCTAGGATCAATGGTATTCAAAAGGCTATTGCTTTTAAACCTTCTAGTTTTCTTCTTAAGTTGGAAGTGGATCTCCTTAGGGATCTTGATCTTGTTCTCAATCAAGAGAAGGAGTTATGGGCTCTAAAGTCTCGGGTAAATTGGTTGGTTCAAGGGGATCGCAATACAGCTTTCTTCCATGTTTCAACTTTGGTTAGGAGGAAAAGGAATTAG